From Butyricimonas paravirosa, one genomic window encodes:
- a CDS encoding efflux RND transporter permease subunit, with protein MSLSSTCIKRPVLATVLNLILVIVGSIGLLYLGVRDYPSVDPPVISVSTSFVGANADVIETQITEPLESAINGIQGIRSLSSTSRDGQSRITIEFELSVDLETAANDVRDKVSGTLRRLPQDIDPPTVYKADADAQPIFAVSLRSGQRSLIDLSGYAERYYKERLQTIPGVSSVDIWGEKRYSVRLRMDPALLAAHRLTPMDVQSAVEKENIELPSGRVEGDNTELTIRTLGRLMSIEDFNNLVISREGSKIVRFKDIGVAEVDAENTRSIAKRNGLPMVMCALIPQPGANYIDIADRAYLVMQDLEKDLPEDIDATIAFDNTVFIRSSINEVEDTIFEAFLLVVLIIFLFLRSWRTTLIPVLAIPVSLIASFFIMYVAGFTINILTLLAVVLAIGLVVDDAIVVMENIFTKIEQGMSPLQAGFKGSNEIFFAVIATTVVLVAVFFPIVFLEGTTGRLFREFSVVIAGAVVVSSFVALTFTPMISTKLLTRNATQNWFYRKTEPFFEGMNRVYRRWLQRFLKVRYWSIIILGASGVAIYFLWLLIPSEMAPLEDRSNIRLNSVAPEGATYEYMARYADEISTFIEETVPEQEKVIEFVGGGQTNRASLQLWLVDADKRKRTQQEISDELAVQVREFTGGRTLVSQQQTFGGRRGGLPVEYVIQAKNLDDLKAILPIFMDEVNKSSVFSASDLNLKFTKPELTINIDRDKAASMGVSVQDIAKTLQLTMSEQRVGYYIMNGKQYQILSQLERQDRNKPSDLKGIYVRNNNGDLIHLDNLITTSESSMPPQLYRYDRFVSATVSAGLAKGVTLSQGLEEMDRIAGEVLSDDFKTTLSGTSKDFVESSSSLMFAFMLALVFIYLVLAAQFESFRDPLIIMFTVPLALIGAMVALWYFGQTMNIFSQIGIIMLVGLVSKNGILIVEFANQRKLAGLSMREAIEDSAVSRLRPILMTSLSTVLGILPMAMATGAGAESRVAMGIAVVGGMVCSTLLTLFVIPAIYTYLSSKEVKIIEEIED; from the coding sequence ATGAGTTTATCTTCAACCTGTATAAAGCGTCCGGTGCTGGCAACCGTGTTAAACTTGATTTTAGTCATTGTCGGTTCCATCGGGTTGCTATATTTAGGCGTGCGTGACTACCCTAGCGTGGACCCCCCGGTAATATCCGTGTCGACCTCGTTCGTGGGGGCTAACGCCGATGTTATTGAAACACAAATTACCGAGCCTCTGGAATCGGCTATTAACGGTATACAGGGAATCCGTTCGTTAAGTAGTACGAGCCGTGACGGGCAGAGCCGGATCACGATAGAATTCGAATTAAGCGTGGATTTGGAAACGGCAGCTAATGACGTCCGGGACAAAGTTTCCGGAACGTTACGTCGGTTACCGCAGGATATAGATCCCCCGACCGTGTACAAGGCGGATGCGGATGCCCAACCTATTTTTGCTGTTTCTTTGCGTAGTGGTCAACGTTCGTTGATCGACCTGAGCGGATATGCCGAACGCTATTACAAAGAACGGTTACAGACTATCCCCGGTGTGAGTAGCGTGGATATTTGGGGAGAAAAACGTTATTCCGTGCGTTTGCGCATGGACCCGGCTTTACTGGCAGCACATCGGTTGACCCCGATGGACGTGCAGTCTGCCGTTGAAAAAGAGAACATCGAATTACCTTCCGGGCGAGTGGAAGGAGACAATACCGAGTTGACAATCCGTACCTTGGGACGATTAATGTCGATCGAGGATTTCAATAACTTGGTTATTTCGAGAGAAGGATCAAAAATTGTCCGTTTTAAAGATATTGGTGTGGCGGAAGTGGATGCCGAGAACACCCGGAGTATAGCCAAGCGTAACGGCCTTCCCATGGTGATGTGTGCTTTGATTCCCCAGCCGGGAGCAAACTACATTGATATTGCGGACCGGGCCTATCTCGTGATGCAGGATTTGGAAAAGGACCTGCCGGAAGATATTGATGCCACGATAGCCTTCGACAACACGGTATTTATCCGGAGTTCAATCAACGAGGTAGAGGACACGATTTTCGAGGCTTTCCTTTTGGTTGTTTTGATCATTTTCCTTTTCTTGCGGAGTTGGCGGACGACGTTAATTCCCGTTTTGGCAATCCCCGTATCATTGATTGCATCCTTTTTTATCATGTACGTGGCTGGGTTCACCATCAATATATTGACCTTACTGGCCGTCGTGCTGGCCATCGGTTTGGTGGTTGACGATGCTATCGTGGTCATGGAGAATATATTCACGAAAATAGAGCAAGGTATGTCCCCGTTGCAGGCGGGATTCAAGGGATCAAACGAGATATTTTTTGCCGTTATCGCGACGACAGTGGTGTTGGTAGCCGTGTTCTTTCCGATCGTTTTCTTGGAAGGAACCACGGGGCGTTTGTTCCGTGAATTTAGCGTGGTGATTGCCGGAGCCGTGGTAGTTTCCTCTTTCGTGGCGTTGACATTTACGCCGATGATCTCCACGAAACTATTGACCCGGAATGCCACGCAAAACTGGTTTTACCGGAAAACAGAACCTTTCTTCGAGGGAATGAACCGGGTGTACCGTCGTTGGTTACAACGATTTTTGAAAGTTCGTTATTGGTCAATCATTATACTCGGGGCTTCCGGTGTAGCCATTTATTTCTTGTGGTTATTGATTCCTTCGGAAATGGCTCCTTTGGAGGACCGTTCGAATATTCGTTTGAATTCTGTCGCTCCGGAAGGTGCTACTTACGAGTACATGGCTCGTTATGCAGATGAAATCTCGACTTTCATAGAAGAGACGGTGCCGGAACAAGAGAAGGTAATTGAATTTGTCGGGGGCGGACAAACGAACCGGGCAAGTTTGCAATTATGGTTGGTTGATGCCGACAAGCGGAAGCGTACCCAACAGGAAATTTCCGACGAGTTAGCAGTACAAGTGCGTGAATTTACCGGAGGCCGTACCTTGGTTTCCCAGCAACAGACCTTTGGCGGTCGGCGGGGGGGACTTCCGGTTGAATATGTTATTCAAGCGAAAAATCTGGATGATTTGAAGGCGATATTACCTATCTTTATGGACGAGGTGAACAAGAGTTCGGTATTCTCGGCATCTGATTTGAACCTGAAATTCACGAAACCGGAATTGACCATTAATATTGACCGGGACAAGGCTGCCAGTATGGGAGTCTCCGTGCAGGACATAGCCAAAACACTTCAGTTGACCATGAGTGAACAACGGGTGGGTTATTACATCATGAATGGAAAACAGTACCAGATACTTTCCCAATTGGAACGTCAGGATCGGAATAAACCAAGTGACTTGAAAGGAATATACGTGCGGAATAATAATGGAGACCTGATTCATTTGGATAACCTGATTACAACGTCCGAAAGTTCCATGCCGCCACAGCTATACCGTTATGACCGTTTCGTGTCGGCAACTGTTTCTGCCGGACTGGCAAAGGGCGTGACCCTTTCTCAAGGTCTGGAAGAGATGGATCGTATTGCAGGAGAGGTCTTGAGCGATGACTTTAAAACCACGTTATCGGGAACATCCAAGGACTTCGTGGAAAGTTCTTCCAGTTTGATGTTCGCCTTCATGTTGGCGTTGGTATTTATCTATTTGGTACTTGCCGCACAGTTCGAAAGTTTCCGTGATCCGTTAATCATCATGTTTACAGTTCCGTTGGCATTGATCGGAGCAATGGTTGCTTTGTGGTATTTCGGGCAGACCATGAACATTTTCAGCCAGATCGGAATTATCATGTTGGTCGGACTGGTTTCGAAGAACGGTATCTTGATCGTGGAATTTGCCAACCAGCGTAAGTTAGCCGGTTTATCCATGCGTGAGGCGATCGAGGATTCTGCCGTGTCTCGTTTACGTCCGATCCTGATGACGAGCTTGTCTACCGTGTTAGGTATTCTTCCGATGGCAATGGCCACGGGTGCGGGAGCGGAGAGCCGTGTTGCCATGGGTATTGCGGTCGTGGGAGGTATGGTATGCTCCACGCTGTTGACACTCTTCGTGATCCCGGCTATTTACACCTACCTCTCGTCGAAAGAAGTAAAAATAATAGAAGAGATAGAAGATTGA
- a CDS encoding TolC family protein, translating to MKKQNLRYMKWIGKMIVLLFIFNFQFSIFDCSAQRVSLDECLEKALESNFSIKIIRNEARMDKNNLNYSTFLPTLEGTAKQTQTRNDTKTENSAGEVNKMSDVKTDNYTAGVALNWRIFDGLEMFTTHEKQKELLAMGELAVQQAVENLILNVSAAYYNVLVQHHKLMAARHSLELSNERYDEARVRYKIGNRSGLEAQQAKIDLNTDSSTYVRQKEALKSAYITLNKLMNTDLQMVNYVQDTILLGPQLALGTLEQKTLAGNTTLLIAKKDQKISALDLKNARAVLFPTLDFNSGYNYNKTDTPSSSTTLNRSNGFYWGFSLNVPIFSRLQNRTKIKNAKLELENTELSYQEAEKETLGDLALMYNSYENNLLMVNFEIESASVAEANLDAALEKYKIGSLSGIEFREFQRSYIDAVDRKLSAIYQAKVSELSLLLLSGDIRGSFVSE from the coding sequence ATGAAAAAACAGAATTTACGATATATGAAATGGATAGGGAAAATGATCGTTTTATTGTTCATTTTCAATTTTCAATTCTCAATTTTCGATTGTTCCGCGCAGCGTGTAAGTTTGGATGAATGTCTGGAAAAAGCCTTGGAATCAAATTTTTCCATTAAAATCATCCGGAACGAGGCTCGGATGGATAAGAATAATTTGAATTACTCGACTTTCCTACCGACGTTGGAAGGAACCGCGAAACAGACACAGACCCGCAATGACACGAAGACCGAGAATAGCGCGGGTGAAGTGAATAAAATGTCGGATGTAAAAACGGATAACTACACCGCGGGTGTTGCTCTAAACTGGCGGATATTTGACGGGCTAGAGATGTTCACCACCCATGAAAAACAGAAAGAGCTACTGGCAATGGGAGAACTTGCCGTGCAGCAAGCCGTGGAGAACTTGATCTTGAACGTGAGTGCAGCCTATTATAACGTGCTGGTACAACACCATAAATTGATGGCGGCCCGTCATTCACTGGAACTCTCGAATGAACGTTACGACGAGGCCAGAGTGCGTTACAAGATCGGGAATAGATCCGGGCTAGAAGCTCAACAGGCAAAAATTGATTTGAACACGGACAGCTCGACTTACGTACGGCAAAAGGAGGCTTTAAAAAGTGCCTATATCACGTTGAACAAATTGATGAATACGGATTTACAAATGGTGAATTACGTGCAGGACACGATCTTGCTGGGCCCGCAACTGGCATTGGGTACCTTGGAACAAAAAACTCTGGCAGGAAATACCACCTTGTTGATCGCTAAAAAAGATCAGAAAATTTCCGCGCTGGATTTAAAAAATGCCCGTGCCGTGTTGTTCCCGACGCTGGATTTCAATTCCGGGTACAACTATAACAAGACAGATACACCTTCTTCCAGTACCACGTTGAACCGGTCAAACGGTTTTTACTGGGGATTTTCGTTAAATGTCCCTATATTCAGTCGTTTACAAAACCGGACGAAGATCAAGAATGCCAAACTGGAATTGGAAAATACGGAACTTTCCTATCAGGAGGCGGAAAAAGAAACACTGGGAGATTTGGCGTTGATGTATAATTCCTATGAAAACAACCTGCTGATGGTAAATTTCGAGATTGAAAGCGCTAGTGTAGCCGAGGCCAACTTGGATGCGGCTTTAGAAAAATACAAGATCGGGTCGCTTTCCGGAATCGAATTCAGGGAATTTCAACGTAGTTACATTGATGCCGTTGACCGGAAGTTATCCGCTATCTACCAGGCAAAAGTTTCCGAATTATCGTTACTGCTTCTTAGCGGGGATATTCGAGGCTCGTTCGTGTCGGAGTAA